A genome region from Populus alba chromosome 3, ASM523922v2, whole genome shotgun sequence includes the following:
- the LOC118030986 gene encoding serine/threonine protein phosphatase 2A 55 kDa regulatory subunit B beta isoform isoform X3: MNGGDEVAEAPHVPPQPLEWKFSQVFGERTAGEEVQEVDIISAIEFDRSGDHLATGDRGGRVVLFERTDTKDHGGSRRDLERMGYPISRHPEFRYKTEFQSHEPEFDYLKSLEIEEKINKIRWCQTTNGALFLLSTNDKTIKYWKVQEKKVKKISEMNVDPSKAIGNGSIASSSNSSIGKQYLANGGDKYDLPSNDFSIPPGGFPSLRLPVVTCDETSLMASCRRVYAHAHDYHINSISNNSDGETFISADDLRINLWNLEISNQSFNIVDVKPANMEDLTEVITSAEFHPGHCNTLAYSSSKGSIRLIDLRQSALCDSHAKLFEEPEAPGSRSFFTEIIASISDIKFARDGRHILSRDYMTLKLWDINMDSGPVATFQVHEHLRPKLCDLYENDSIFDKFECCLSGDGLRVATGSYSNLFRVFGCNLESTEATTLEASKNPMRRQVQTPSRPSRSLSSITRVVRRAGAEGPGVDANGNSFDFSTKLLHLAWHPTENSIACAAANSLYMYYA; this comes from the exons ATGAACGGTGGAGATGAAGTTGCTGAAGCTCCGCATGTTCCACCACAGCCTCTGGAGTGGAAATTCTCTCAGGTCTTCGGTGAACGAACCGCCGGTGAAGAAGTGCAAGAAG TTGATATAATTTCAGCTATTGAATTTGATAGAAGTGGTGATCATCTTGCTACTGGTGACCGTGGAGGCCGTGTGGTTCTCTTTGAGAGAACTGACACTAAGGAT CATGGTGGATCCAGAAGGGATCTGGAGAGGATGGGTTACCCAATTAGTAGGCATCCTGAGTTTCGATATAAAACAGAATTTCAGAGCCATGAACCTGAG tttgaCTATCTCAAGAGTTTGGAAATAGAggagaaaattaacaaaatcagaTGGTGCCAAACAACCAATGGTGCTCTTTTTCTCCTATCTACTAATGATAAAACCATCAAATATTGGAAG GTCCAAGAGAAGAAGGTGAAGAAAATTTCTGAAATGAATGTGGACCCTTCTAAAGCTATAGGAAATGGTAGCATTGCCAGTTCAAGCAATTCAAGTATTGGTAAACAATATCTTGCAAATGGAGGAGACAAGTACGATTTACCAAGCAATGACTTCAGCATTCCTCCTGGGGGCTTTCCATCATTGCGTTTACCAGTG GTGACGTGCGATGAGACAAGCTTGATGGCTAGTTGTCGAAGGGTATATGCTCATGCTCatgattatcatattaattcaatttcaaacaacag TGATGGTGAAACTTTTATATCCGCCGATGACCTACGAATAAATCTTTGGAATTTGGAAATTAGCAATCAAAGTTTCAATATTGTTGAtgtcaaacctgcaaatatGGAGGATCTTACTG AGGTTATAACATCAGCAGAATTCCACCCCGGCCATTGCAATACGTTAGCATACAGCAGCTCAAAAGGCTCAATCCGACTCATTGATTTGCGACAATCAGCTTTGTGCGACTCTCATGCCAAATT GTTTGAGGAACCAGAGGCACCAGGCTCGAGATCATTTTTTACAGAAATAATTGCCTCAATCTCTGATATTAAATTTGCAAGGGATGGAAGACATATACTCAGTCGTGATTACATGACTCTTAAG TTGTGGGATATCAATATGGATTCTGGTCCAGTTGCAACCTTCCAAGTTCATGAACATTTAAGACCAAAG TTGTGTGATTTATATGAAAACGATTCAATCTTTGATAAATTCGAGTGTTGTTTGAGTGGTGATGGATTGCGAGTTGCGACAGGCTCCTACAG CAATCTGTTTCGGGTATTTGGTTGTAACCTAGAAAGTACTGAGGCAACAACTTTGGAAGCCAGCAAAAATCCAATGAG GAGACAAGTCCAGACCCCTTCAAGGCCTTCAAGATCCCTAAGCAGCATAACACGTGTTGTAAGACGGG CAGGAGCAGAAGGCCCAGGAGTTGATGCAAATggaaattcttttgatttctcgaCAAAGTTGTTGCACTTAGCATGGCATCCTACTGAAAATTCCATTGCCTGTGCTGCCGCAAACAGCTTGTACATGTACTATGCATAA
- the LOC118030986 gene encoding serine/threonine protein phosphatase 2A 55 kDa regulatory subunit B beta isoform isoform X4: MNGGDEVAEAPHVPPQPLEWKFSQVFGERTAGEEVQEVDIISAIEFDRSGDHLATGDRGGRVVLFERTDTKDHGGSRRDLERMGYPISRHPEFRYKTEFQSHEPEFDYLKSLEIEEKINKIRWCQTTNGALFLLSTNDKTIKYWKVQEKKVKKISEMNVDPSKAIGNGSIASSSNSSIGKQYLANGGDKYDLPSNDFSIPPGGFPSLRLPVVTCDETSLMASCRRVYAHAHDYHINSISNNSDGETFISADDLRINLWNLEISNQSFNIVDVKPANMEDLTEVITSAEFHPGHCNTLAYSSSKGSIRLIDLRQSALCDSHAKLFEEPEAPGSRSFFTEIIASISDIKFARDGRHILSRDYMTLKLWDINMDSGPVATFQVHEHLRPKLCDLYENDSIFDKFECCLSGDGLRVATGSYSNLFRVFGCNLESTEATTLEASKNPMRRQVQTPSRPSRSLSSITRVVRRGAEGPGVDANGNSFDFSTKLLHLAWHPTENSIACAAANSLYMYYA; this comes from the exons ATGAACGGTGGAGATGAAGTTGCTGAAGCTCCGCATGTTCCACCACAGCCTCTGGAGTGGAAATTCTCTCAGGTCTTCGGTGAACGAACCGCCGGTGAAGAAGTGCAAGAAG TTGATATAATTTCAGCTATTGAATTTGATAGAAGTGGTGATCATCTTGCTACTGGTGACCGTGGAGGCCGTGTGGTTCTCTTTGAGAGAACTGACACTAAGGAT CATGGTGGATCCAGAAGGGATCTGGAGAGGATGGGTTACCCAATTAGTAGGCATCCTGAGTTTCGATATAAAACAGAATTTCAGAGCCATGAACCTGAG tttgaCTATCTCAAGAGTTTGGAAATAGAggagaaaattaacaaaatcagaTGGTGCCAAACAACCAATGGTGCTCTTTTTCTCCTATCTACTAATGATAAAACCATCAAATATTGGAAG GTCCAAGAGAAGAAGGTGAAGAAAATTTCTGAAATGAATGTGGACCCTTCTAAAGCTATAGGAAATGGTAGCATTGCCAGTTCAAGCAATTCAAGTATTGGTAAACAATATCTTGCAAATGGAGGAGACAAGTACGATTTACCAAGCAATGACTTCAGCATTCCTCCTGGGGGCTTTCCATCATTGCGTTTACCAGTG GTGACGTGCGATGAGACAAGCTTGATGGCTAGTTGTCGAAGGGTATATGCTCATGCTCatgattatcatattaattcaatttcaaacaacag TGATGGTGAAACTTTTATATCCGCCGATGACCTACGAATAAATCTTTGGAATTTGGAAATTAGCAATCAAAGTTTCAATATTGTTGAtgtcaaacctgcaaatatGGAGGATCTTACTG AGGTTATAACATCAGCAGAATTCCACCCCGGCCATTGCAATACGTTAGCATACAGCAGCTCAAAAGGCTCAATCCGACTCATTGATTTGCGACAATCAGCTTTGTGCGACTCTCATGCCAAATT GTTTGAGGAACCAGAGGCACCAGGCTCGAGATCATTTTTTACAGAAATAATTGCCTCAATCTCTGATATTAAATTTGCAAGGGATGGAAGACATATACTCAGTCGTGATTACATGACTCTTAAG TTGTGGGATATCAATATGGATTCTGGTCCAGTTGCAACCTTCCAAGTTCATGAACATTTAAGACCAAAG TTGTGTGATTTATATGAAAACGATTCAATCTTTGATAAATTCGAGTGTTGTTTGAGTGGTGATGGATTGCGAGTTGCGACAGGCTCCTACAG CAATCTGTTTCGGGTATTTGGTTGTAACCTAGAAAGTACTGAGGCAACAACTTTGGAAGCCAGCAAAAATCCAATGAG GAGACAAGTCCAGACCCCTTCAAGGCCTTCAAGATCCCTAAGCAGCATAACACGTGTTGTAAGACGGG GAGCAGAAGGCCCAGGAGTTGATGCAAATggaaattcttttgatttctcgaCAAAGTTGTTGCACTTAGCATGGCATCCTACTGAAAATTCCATTGCCTGTGCTGCCGCAAACAGCTTGTACATGTACTATGCATAA
- the LOC118030986 gene encoding serine/threonine protein phosphatase 2A 55 kDa regulatory subunit B beta isoform isoform X1: MNGGDEVAEAPHVPPQPLEWKFSQVFGERTAGEEVQEVDIISAIEFDRSGDHLATGDRGGRVVLFERTDTKDHGGSRRDLERMGYPISRHPEFRYKTEFQSHEPEFDYLKSLEIEEKINKIRWCQTTNGALFLLSTNDKTIKYWKVQEKKVKKISEMNVDPSKAIGNGSIASSSNSSIGKQYLANGGDKYDLPSNDFSIPPGGFPSLRLPVVVTCDETSLMASCRRVYAHAHDYHINSISNNSDGETFISADDLRINLWNLEISNQSFNIVDVKPANMEDLTEVITSAEFHPGHCNTLAYSSSKGSIRLIDLRQSALCDSHAKLFEEPEAPGSRSFFTEIIASISDIKFARDGRHILSRDYMTLKLWDINMDSGPVATFQVHEHLRPKLCDLYENDSIFDKFECCLSGDGLRVATGSYSNLFRVFGCNLESTEATTLEASKNPMRRQVQTPSRPSRSLSSITRVVRRAGAEGPGVDANGNSFDFSTKLLHLAWHPTENSIACAAANSLYMYYA; the protein is encoded by the exons ATGAACGGTGGAGATGAAGTTGCTGAAGCTCCGCATGTTCCACCACAGCCTCTGGAGTGGAAATTCTCTCAGGTCTTCGGTGAACGAACCGCCGGTGAAGAAGTGCAAGAAG TTGATATAATTTCAGCTATTGAATTTGATAGAAGTGGTGATCATCTTGCTACTGGTGACCGTGGAGGCCGTGTGGTTCTCTTTGAGAGAACTGACACTAAGGAT CATGGTGGATCCAGAAGGGATCTGGAGAGGATGGGTTACCCAATTAGTAGGCATCCTGAGTTTCGATATAAAACAGAATTTCAGAGCCATGAACCTGAG tttgaCTATCTCAAGAGTTTGGAAATAGAggagaaaattaacaaaatcagaTGGTGCCAAACAACCAATGGTGCTCTTTTTCTCCTATCTACTAATGATAAAACCATCAAATATTGGAAG GTCCAAGAGAAGAAGGTGAAGAAAATTTCTGAAATGAATGTGGACCCTTCTAAAGCTATAGGAAATGGTAGCATTGCCAGTTCAAGCAATTCAAGTATTGGTAAACAATATCTTGCAAATGGAGGAGACAAGTACGATTTACCAAGCAATGACTTCAGCATTCCTCCTGGGGGCTTTCCATCATTGCGTTTACCAGTGGTA GTGACGTGCGATGAGACAAGCTTGATGGCTAGTTGTCGAAGGGTATATGCTCATGCTCatgattatcatattaattcaatttcaaacaacag TGATGGTGAAACTTTTATATCCGCCGATGACCTACGAATAAATCTTTGGAATTTGGAAATTAGCAATCAAAGTTTCAATATTGTTGAtgtcaaacctgcaaatatGGAGGATCTTACTG AGGTTATAACATCAGCAGAATTCCACCCCGGCCATTGCAATACGTTAGCATACAGCAGCTCAAAAGGCTCAATCCGACTCATTGATTTGCGACAATCAGCTTTGTGCGACTCTCATGCCAAATT GTTTGAGGAACCAGAGGCACCAGGCTCGAGATCATTTTTTACAGAAATAATTGCCTCAATCTCTGATATTAAATTTGCAAGGGATGGAAGACATATACTCAGTCGTGATTACATGACTCTTAAG TTGTGGGATATCAATATGGATTCTGGTCCAGTTGCAACCTTCCAAGTTCATGAACATTTAAGACCAAAG TTGTGTGATTTATATGAAAACGATTCAATCTTTGATAAATTCGAGTGTTGTTTGAGTGGTGATGGATTGCGAGTTGCGACAGGCTCCTACAG CAATCTGTTTCGGGTATTTGGTTGTAACCTAGAAAGTACTGAGGCAACAACTTTGGAAGCCAGCAAAAATCCAATGAG GAGACAAGTCCAGACCCCTTCAAGGCCTTCAAGATCCCTAAGCAGCATAACACGTGTTGTAAGACGGG CAGGAGCAGAAGGCCCAGGAGTTGATGCAAATggaaattcttttgatttctcgaCAAAGTTGTTGCACTTAGCATGGCATCCTACTGAAAATTCCATTGCCTGTGCTGCCGCAAACAGCTTGTACATGTACTATGCATAA
- the LOC118030986 gene encoding serine/threonine protein phosphatase 2A 55 kDa regulatory subunit B beta isoform isoform X2: protein MNGGDEVAEAPHVPPQPLEWKFSQVFGERTAGEEVQEVDIISAIEFDRSGDHLATGDRGGRVVLFERTDTKDHGGSRRDLERMGYPISRHPEFRYKTEFQSHEPEFDYLKSLEIEEKINKIRWCQTTNGALFLLSTNDKTIKYWKVQEKKVKKISEMNVDPSKAIGNGSIASSSNSSIGKQYLANGGDKYDLPSNDFSIPPGGFPSLRLPVVVTCDETSLMASCRRVYAHAHDYHINSISNNSDGETFISADDLRINLWNLEISNQSFNIVDVKPANMEDLTEVITSAEFHPGHCNTLAYSSSKGSIRLIDLRQSALCDSHAKLFEEPEAPGSRSFFTEIIASISDIKFARDGRHILSRDYMTLKLWDINMDSGPVATFQVHEHLRPKLCDLYENDSIFDKFECCLSGDGLRVATGSYSNLFRVFGCNLESTEATTLEASKNPMRRQVQTPSRPSRSLSSITRVVRRGAEGPGVDANGNSFDFSTKLLHLAWHPTENSIACAAANSLYMYYA, encoded by the exons ATGAACGGTGGAGATGAAGTTGCTGAAGCTCCGCATGTTCCACCACAGCCTCTGGAGTGGAAATTCTCTCAGGTCTTCGGTGAACGAACCGCCGGTGAAGAAGTGCAAGAAG TTGATATAATTTCAGCTATTGAATTTGATAGAAGTGGTGATCATCTTGCTACTGGTGACCGTGGAGGCCGTGTGGTTCTCTTTGAGAGAACTGACACTAAGGAT CATGGTGGATCCAGAAGGGATCTGGAGAGGATGGGTTACCCAATTAGTAGGCATCCTGAGTTTCGATATAAAACAGAATTTCAGAGCCATGAACCTGAG tttgaCTATCTCAAGAGTTTGGAAATAGAggagaaaattaacaaaatcagaTGGTGCCAAACAACCAATGGTGCTCTTTTTCTCCTATCTACTAATGATAAAACCATCAAATATTGGAAG GTCCAAGAGAAGAAGGTGAAGAAAATTTCTGAAATGAATGTGGACCCTTCTAAAGCTATAGGAAATGGTAGCATTGCCAGTTCAAGCAATTCAAGTATTGGTAAACAATATCTTGCAAATGGAGGAGACAAGTACGATTTACCAAGCAATGACTTCAGCATTCCTCCTGGGGGCTTTCCATCATTGCGTTTACCAGTGGTA GTGACGTGCGATGAGACAAGCTTGATGGCTAGTTGTCGAAGGGTATATGCTCATGCTCatgattatcatattaattcaatttcaaacaacag TGATGGTGAAACTTTTATATCCGCCGATGACCTACGAATAAATCTTTGGAATTTGGAAATTAGCAATCAAAGTTTCAATATTGTTGAtgtcaaacctgcaaatatGGAGGATCTTACTG AGGTTATAACATCAGCAGAATTCCACCCCGGCCATTGCAATACGTTAGCATACAGCAGCTCAAAAGGCTCAATCCGACTCATTGATTTGCGACAATCAGCTTTGTGCGACTCTCATGCCAAATT GTTTGAGGAACCAGAGGCACCAGGCTCGAGATCATTTTTTACAGAAATAATTGCCTCAATCTCTGATATTAAATTTGCAAGGGATGGAAGACATATACTCAGTCGTGATTACATGACTCTTAAG TTGTGGGATATCAATATGGATTCTGGTCCAGTTGCAACCTTCCAAGTTCATGAACATTTAAGACCAAAG TTGTGTGATTTATATGAAAACGATTCAATCTTTGATAAATTCGAGTGTTGTTTGAGTGGTGATGGATTGCGAGTTGCGACAGGCTCCTACAG CAATCTGTTTCGGGTATTTGGTTGTAACCTAGAAAGTACTGAGGCAACAACTTTGGAAGCCAGCAAAAATCCAATGAG GAGACAAGTCCAGACCCCTTCAAGGCCTTCAAGATCCCTAAGCAGCATAACACGTGTTGTAAGACGGG GAGCAGAAGGCCCAGGAGTTGATGCAAATggaaattcttttgatttctcgaCAAAGTTGTTGCACTTAGCATGGCATCCTACTGAAAATTCCATTGCCTGTGCTGCCGCAAACAGCTTGTACATGTACTATGCATAA